A stretch of Chitinophaga caeni DNA encodes these proteins:
- a CDS encoding NAD(P)/FAD-dependent oxidoreductase, whose translation MQYDYIIVGQGLSGTHTAWQLIQKGCHVLVIDKGLPYAASMAAAGIINPVSGRRFALAWKFDEVFQTAKDVYAQMEEFLPHPVFKETDIYSVWPSEQMKEAFLSQLNSGNPYLKPHEGTLYQDIGQPLGAGWIKGAHVNIFALLSVFRNLLIKKKALVQDTLGEADLKVDGKNVQFGDFSAKAIVFCDGAHQCEKFVLPGVVPAKGEAIIVEIPGWEGNNIVKKTNSLVPLGKGRYWYGATLQREFEHDKPTTAAKDELEDQLKSLISLPFKTVDVIAGVRATTVDRRPVVGKDPRFGNVYHCNGLGTKGSSLAPFAALNLVKFMEGEVPSIDPEMDLNRYFN comes from the coding sequence ATGCAGTACGACTACATCATTGTTGGACAAGGTTTATCGGGTACACATACGGCCTGGCAGTTAATACAGAAAGGTTGCCATGTATTAGTGATCGATAAAGGTTTGCCCTATGCCGCTTCCATGGCTGCTGCCGGAATTATTAACCCGGTGTCGGGAAGAAGGTTTGCCCTAGCTTGGAAATTTGACGAAGTATTCCAAACCGCGAAAGATGTTTACGCCCAAATGGAAGAATTTTTACCGCATCCCGTTTTTAAAGAAACGGATATCTACTCGGTTTGGCCTTCGGAACAGATGAAAGAGGCTTTTCTTTCCCAGTTAAACAGCGGGAACCCCTATTTGAAGCCGCATGAAGGTACATTGTATCAAGACATTGGTCAACCGCTCGGTGCCGGTTGGATCAAGGGGGCGCACGTAAACATTTTTGCTTTACTCAGCGTTTTTAGGAACCTGTTGATCAAGAAAAAAGCGCTGGTTCAGGATACCCTCGGGGAGGCAGATTTGAAAGTTGACGGAAAGAATGTTCAGTTCGGTGATTTTAGTGCCAAGGCGATCGTGTTTTGCGATGGCGCCCATCAATGCGAAAAATTTGTTTTACCCGGTGTCGTACCTGCGAAAGGAGAAGCGATTATTGTTGAAATCCCGGGATGGGAAGGGAATAATATCGTTAAGAAAACCAATAGCCTGGTACCGCTTGGTAAAGGCCGCTATTGGTACGGGGCCACATTGCAACGTGAATTTGAGCATGATAAACCTACAACTGCCGCTAAGGATGAATTGGAAGATCAACTTAAATCATTGATCAGCTTGCCTTTTAAAACAGTGGATGTCATTGCCGGGGTAAGGGCCACCACCGTAGATCGAAGGCCCGTGGTCGGGAAAGATCCCCGCTTCGGGAACGTGTACCATTGTAATGGTCTCGGTACCAAGGGCAGCTCGCTCGCGCCGTTCGCTGCTTTGAACCTGGTTAAGTTCATGGAAGGAGAAGTGCCTTCAATCGACCCGGAAATGGATCTTAACAGATATTTTAATTAA
- a CDS encoding glucosaminidase domain-containing protein, protein MRKFFRRKLLVGGLFVVTSVASFAPTQAATPKKLGPKSYIAKYKELSIDLMNETGVPASVILGVAMLESGLGSSKNAQLLKNHFGIVGRNNLAKRGMTYRSMYREYASVEDSYKHFVKIVQRKSWFSKVRGTPDHMVWLKYMIKTGYSSAGQTWINRVSNIIKKYNLEALDHQNSVAIH, encoded by the coding sequence ATGCGCAAGTTTTTTAGAAGGAAGTTATTAGTAGGCGGATTATTTGTAGTTACCTCGGTAGCTAGTTTTGCACCTACTCAAGCAGCAACCCCTAAAAAGTTAGGCCCCAAATCGTACATAGCCAAGTACAAAGAATTATCAATTGACTTAATGAACGAAACAGGGGTGCCTGCCAGTGTTATCCTGGGAGTTGCCATGTTGGAATCCGGTTTGGGATCCAGCAAAAATGCCCAGTTGTTAAAAAATCACTTCGGTATTGTTGGACGGAATAATCTCGCGAAAAGAGGGATGACTTACCGCTCCATGTACCGCGAATACGCCAGCGTAGAAGATTCCTACAAACATTTCGTGAAGATCGTTCAACGCAAATCTTGGTTCAGCAAGGTCAGGGGAACACCCGATCACATGGTATGGTTAAAATACATGATCAAAACAGGCTATTCCAGCGCCGGGCAAACCTGGATCAACCGGGTATCCAATATTATCAAGAAATATAACTTGGAAGCGCTCGATCATCAAAATAGTGTTGCCATACATTAG
- a CDS encoding GDSL-type esterase/lipase family protein, which produces MGTGNKHRSPFIIVLGTLIILISLSFVDTVFSWNGFTFKPMDVIAEIREAAPAKAKAPGKRKHPRKFKKDTVNIADSARLNQTDSTAQDEDIAPVNPFPSRDFTTYKGIINYFQPDYEQNGLQHFLDALLQLQHKKRGKVRIAYFGDSMIEGDLITMDLRDSLQTYFGGNGVGFVPITSVVSSFRTSIIHTYSSDWKDFHFKNDWPDTLLLGISGHSFEGEAGSWVKYRAVNRPHLNHFEKAQLLYSKINGNASVTVNNGTPLKLSGNYAVNMLNIPMAPKQTSLNMVFDMEPGNELYGMCFEGDSGIVLDNFSFRGISGIELGKLQPAMLKSLQAKRPYDLIVLHYGANVLFKPELTDYDWFARPMKRVIASLHETFPDASFLIVGTADKSYKKDGFYVTAPGVQPLITVQNEIAQEHGFAFWSLFNAMGGNGSMTKWVEADTSLANKDYTHFNARGARKVAGLLYKAIMDEYKQAEKY; this is translated from the coding sequence ATGGGTACTGGAAATAAACATCGTTCCCCGTTCATCATCGTATTGGGAACCTTGATTATACTGATCTCTCTTTCTTTCGTAGATACGGTATTTTCATGGAACGGTTTTACCTTCAAACCAATGGATGTGATTGCCGAAATTAGGGAAGCTGCGCCTGCCAAAGCTAAAGCTCCCGGGAAGCGGAAACACCCCCGTAAGTTTAAAAAGGATACTGTCAATATTGCAGATAGTGCGCGCCTGAACCAAACCGACAGTACCGCTCAAGATGAAGATATCGCCCCGGTCAATCCTTTCCCATCGCGCGATTTTACAACTTATAAGGGAATCATCAATTATTTTCAACCCGATTACGAACAAAACGGCTTGCAGCATTTCCTCGATGCATTGCTGCAATTACAGCATAAAAAACGCGGTAAAGTAAGGATCGCTTATTTCGGGGATTCTATGATCGAGGGAGACCTGATCACCATGGATCTCAGGGATAGCTTGCAAACTTATTTCGGTGGAAACGGCGTTGGCTTCGTGCCTATCACCTCAGTCGTTTCTTCTTTCAGAACTTCCATCATACATACTTATTCCAGCGATTGGAAAGATTTCCATTTTAAGAATGATTGGCCCGACACCCTATTGTTAGGGATATCCGGTCATAGTTTCGAAGGCGAAGCGGGTAGCTGGGTCAAATATCGCGCGGTAAACCGTCCACACCTCAACCATTTCGAAAAAGCACAATTATTATATTCCAAGATTAATGGAAATGCCTCGGTTACGGTTAATAACGGTACCCCGTTGAAACTCTCCGGTAACTATGCTGTGAATATGCTCAATATACCGATGGCGCCTAAACAAACTTCGCTCAATATGGTTTTTGATATGGAGCCGGGAAATGAACTGTATGGCATGTGTTTCGAAGGCGATTCCGGCATCGTACTGGATAACTTCTCTTTCCGCGGTATCAGTGGCATAGAGCTGGGTAAATTACAGCCTGCCATGCTTAAATCATTACAAGCAAAACGACCTTATGATCTGATCGTGTTGCATTACGGGGCGAACGTGCTTTTCAAACCGGAGTTGACCGATTACGATTGGTTTGCCCGGCCCATGAAACGGGTTATTGCTTCCTTGCATGAAACATTCCCCGATGCCTCGTTTTTGATTGTCGGCACGGCTGATAAATCGTATAAAAAAGATGGTTTTTATGTAACGGCACCGGGTGTACAACCATTAATTACCGTGCAGAACGAAATAGCACAGGAACACGGCTTCGCATTTTGGAGCTTGTTCAACGCGATGGGCGGAAACGGCTCTATGACTAAATGGGTGGAAGCTGATACTTCCCTCGCTAATAAAGATTATACTCACTTTAACGCAAGAGGCGCCAGGAAAGTAGCGGGACTTTTGTATAAAGCAATCATGGATGAATATAAACAGGCAGAAAAATACTAA
- the uvrA gene encoding excinuclease ABC subunit UvrA translates to MATKATKVKKKAPANVVDTQDHILIKGARVHNLKDVTVAIPREKLVVVTGVSGSGKSSLTMDTLYAEGQRRYAESLSAYARQFLMRMNKPDVDYIKGICPAIAIEQKVITRTPRSTVGSMTEIYDYLRLLFARAGRTYSPVSGKLVKKNEVADVVDFITKLKHGTKVLILVPFKQHAKRDAKEELNILMQKGFSRMYFMDAGDGKPTRIEELLEEKKPKIPKDAYVLVDRIVAKEFEEDDLHRIADSVQTAFYESEGDCILELDGSKLQAFSNRFELDGMQFEEPVPNLFSFNNPYGACPTCEGFGQVLGIDEDLVIPDKRLSLYENAVAPWRGEKMSAWKDQFIRVAKKFNFPVHKPIADLSDEQYRSLWKGNEYVEGIDDFFRMVEQNLYKVHYRVMLSRYRGRTVCPTCNGGRLRQEALYVKVGGKNIAELVDMPIDKLKDWFDHLELDEYQQQVSKRIMIEVNHRLKTLLDVGLGYLTLNRVANTLSGGESQRIQLTRTLGSNLTNSLYILDEPSIGLHARDTDRLIGVLKELRDLGNTVVVVEHDELMMKEADYIIDMGPLASHLGGEVIFAGTYDEILEDPKSLTGNYLNGTLRIDPPKQIRKWKKSIKVEGARQHNLKNIDVEFPLGVLTVISGVSGSGKTTLVKQILYPALMKLKGEFSDKVGRHRTISGNVDDITQIELIDQNPIGKSSRSNPVTYIKAYDEIRDLFSKQALSKMRGFTPKHFSFNVDGGRCDSCKGEGEVVVEMQFLADVHLVCETCGGKRFKEEVLEVMYKGKNIFDVLEMGVDEAIEFFKDEKDVVNKIRPLSDVGLGYVKLGQSSDTLSGGEAQRVKLASFLGKGRAQGQILFIFDEPTTGLHFHDIKKLLASFNALIEQGHTVLVIEHNTDVIKSADWLIDLGPEGGEGGGNLLYTGIPSGISKEKQSYTGKFLVQQ, encoded by the coding sequence ATGGCTACAAAAGCAACGAAAGTGAAAAAGAAGGCTCCTGCAAATGTTGTTGATACCCAGGACCATATCCTCATAAAAGGCGCCCGCGTACATAATTTGAAAGATGTTACCGTCGCCATCCCAAGGGAAAAGTTAGTCGTAGTTACCGGTGTTTCCGGTTCGGGAAAATCTTCCCTCACCATGGACACTCTTTATGCCGAAGGGCAACGCCGCTACGCCGAAAGTCTCAGCGCTTATGCCCGGCAATTCTTGATGCGTATGAACAAACCCGATGTGGATTACATCAAGGGTATTTGTCCTGCCATCGCCATCGAGCAGAAAGTAATTACCCGTACCCCGCGTTCCACCGTGGGCTCCATGACTGAAATATATGATTATTTACGCTTGCTTTTTGCAAGGGCAGGTAGAACGTATTCCCCTGTTTCCGGCAAGCTTGTTAAGAAAAACGAAGTGGCCGATGTGGTAGATTTTATCACCAAGCTGAAGCATGGAACGAAAGTCTTGATCCTGGTGCCTTTTAAACAACATGCCAAGAGGGATGCCAAGGAGGAATTAAACATCCTGATGCAGAAGGGGTTCTCCAGGATGTATTTTATGGATGCGGGCGACGGGAAACCTACCCGTATCGAGGAATTGTTGGAAGAGAAAAAGCCCAAAATACCGAAAGATGCTTACGTGCTCGTAGATCGTATCGTGGCGAAAGAGTTTGAAGAGGATGATTTGCACCGGATCGCGGATAGTGTGCAAACTGCGTTTTATGAAAGTGAAGGGGATTGTATCCTGGAGTTGGATGGCTCGAAATTACAAGCGTTCTCCAACAGGTTTGAACTCGATGGCATGCAGTTCGAGGAACCGGTTCCGAACTTGTTTTCTTTTAATAATCCTTACGGCGCTTGCCCCACTTGCGAGGGCTTCGGCCAAGTACTCGGAATTGATGAGGACCTGGTAATCCCGGATAAAAGGTTAAGCCTTTATGAAAATGCGGTGGCTCCTTGGCGCGGTGAAAAAATGAGTGCCTGGAAGGATCAGTTTATCAGGGTGGCCAAGAAATTTAATTTCCCTGTGCACAAGCCGATCGCGGATCTTTCTGATGAGCAGTACCGTAGCTTGTGGAAGGGAAATGAATACGTGGAAGGGATCGATGATTTTTTCCGCATGGTGGAACAGAATCTTTACAAGGTGCATTACCGTGTCATGCTCTCCCGCTACCGTGGGCGCACCGTTTGCCCAACGTGCAACGGCGGCAGGTTAAGGCAGGAAGCTTTGTATGTAAAAGTTGGGGGTAAAAATATCGCTGAATTGGTTGACATGCCGATCGATAAATTGAAGGATTGGTTCGATCATCTCGAACTGGATGAATATCAACAACAGGTTTCTAAAAGGATCATGATCGAAGTGAATCATCGCCTGAAAACTTTATTGGATGTAGGTTTAGGTTATCTTACTTTGAACCGGGTCGCCAATACGCTCAGTGGTGGTGAAAGCCAACGGATTCAACTGACCCGCACCCTGGGTAGCAATCTTACCAACTCTTTATACATTTTAGATGAACCGAGCATTGGCCTGCATGCGAGGGATACTGATCGGCTGATCGGTGTATTGAAAGAATTGAGGGACCTGGGGAATACCGTGGTAGTCGTGGAACATGATGAATTGATGATGAAGGAGGCCGATTACATTATCGATATGGGGCCGCTTGCCAGCCATTTAGGCGGTGAAGTGATCTTTGCCGGAACCTACGATGAAATACTGGAAGATCCGAAAAGTTTGACCGGTAATTACTTGAATGGTACTTTACGCATCGATCCGCCTAAACAAATCCGCAAATGGAAAAAGTCGATCAAGGTGGAAGGCGCCAGGCAGCATAACTTAAAGAATATTGATGTCGAATTTCCCCTGGGCGTACTTACCGTTATAAGCGGGGTCAGCGGTTCCGGTAAAACAACCCTCGTCAAGCAAATCCTTTATCCTGCGCTGATGAAATTGAAAGGTGAGTTTTCTGATAAAGTTGGGCGGCATAGAACTATATCAGGAAACGTTGATGACATTACGCAAATCGAGTTGATAGATCAAAATCCTATCGGTAAGTCCTCGCGTTCCAACCCGGTAACTTATATCAAGGCATACGATGAAATAAGGGATTTATTCTCGAAGCAAGCCCTTAGTAAAATGCGCGGTTTTACCCCGAAACATTTTTCTTTTAACGTGGATGGCGGGAGATGCGATTCCTGTAAAGGAGAAGGAGAAGTGGTGGTGGAAATGCAGTTTTTGGCCGATGTTCACCTCGTATGTGAAACTTGCGGTGGAAAACGCTTCAAGGAAGAGGTGCTGGAAGTGATGTACAAGGGGAAAAATATATTCGATGTACTGGAGATGGGGGTTGATGAAGCCATCGAATTTTTCAAGGACGAGAAAGATGTCGTGAATAAAATCCGTCCCTTAAGTGATGTAGGTTTAGGTTATGTCAAGTTAGGACAGTCTTCCGATACATTAAGCGGCGGTGAGGCGCAACGGGTGAAATTAGCTTCATTCCTTGGTAAAGGTCGCGCTCAAGGCCAGATTCTTTTCATATTTGATGAACCCACTACCGGTTTGCATTTCCATGATATCAAGAAATTATTAGCCTCTTTTAATGCGCTAATTGAGCAAGGTCATACCGTGTTGGTGATTGAACATAATACCGATGTTATCAAAAGCGCCGATTGGCTGATCGATCTTGGTCCTGAAGGTGGTGAAGGTGGCGGAAATTTATTGTATACCGGTATTCCTAGCGGGATATCGAAGGAAAAACAGTCTTATACAGGGAAATTTTTGGTACAACAATAA
- the aspS gene encoding aspartate--tRNA ligase, with protein MYRTHTCGELRMEHVGQPVTLSGWVQTVRKFGSITFIDLRDRYGITQLLLGENLNAQLDETPLGREFVIQAKGTVTERSSKNKNIPTGDVEITVSEFAILNASKTPPFTIQDDTDGGDELRMKYRYLDLRRNAVKQNLELRYKVNRAARNFLDSQGFMDIETPFLIKSTPEGARDFVVPSRMNPNEFYALPQSPQTFKQLLMMSGYDRYYQIVKCFRDEDLRADRQPEFTQIDCEMSFVEQEDILQTFEAMTKYIFKDIKGKELDGAFPRMTWDDAMKYYGNDKPDIRFEMKLVDLTGAAQGNGFKVFDDAGLVVAINAKGCAEYTRKQLDELTDWVKRPQIGMTGLIYIKYNTDGSLKSSVDKFFDESKLKGFADQCQAEPGDLILVLAGKEEKTRKAMSELRLEMGERLGLRNKEEFKFLWVMDFPLFEFSEEENRWFARHHPFTSPKPEHIGLLADTSQYGNIKANAYDIVLNGTEIGGGSIRIFQRELQEQMFKALGMSEEESQHKFGFLLGAFEFGAPPHGGIAFGFDRLCALLGGSESIRDFIAFPKNNSGRDVMLDAPSEIDQNQLDELKIALVKE; from the coding sequence ATGTATAGAACGCACACCTGCGGTGAATTACGCATGGAACATGTTGGCCAGCCCGTAACTTTGAGTGGTTGGGTGCAAACTGTGAGAAAATTCGGTAGTATTACTTTTATCGATCTTAGGGATCGATACGGTATTACGCAATTATTACTGGGTGAAAACCTGAATGCCCAACTGGATGAAACCCCGCTGGGTCGCGAGTTCGTTATTCAAGCTAAAGGAACAGTAACGGAACGTTCCAGCAAGAATAAAAACATCCCAACCGGGGATGTGGAAATCACGGTTTCCGAATTTGCTATACTCAATGCCTCGAAAACACCTCCTTTTACCATACAAGATGATACGGATGGGGGAGATGAGCTGAGGATGAAATACCGTTACCTCGATTTACGCCGTAACGCCGTAAAACAGAACTTGGAACTTCGTTATAAAGTAAACCGCGCTGCCCGTAATTTCTTGGACAGCCAAGGTTTCATGGATATAGAAACGCCTTTCCTGATCAAATCGACACCGGAAGGCGCCCGCGATTTCGTGGTGCCCAGCCGCATGAACCCGAACGAGTTCTACGCGCTGCCGCAATCGCCGCAAACATTTAAGCAATTATTGATGATGAGTGGTTACGACCGTTACTACCAAATCGTAAAATGCTTTAGGGATGAGGATCTTAGGGCGGATCGCCAGCCGGAGTTTACCCAGATCGATTGCGAGATGAGCTTCGTTGAACAGGAGGATATTTTACAAACTTTCGAGGCCATGACCAAGTATATCTTTAAAGATATCAAGGGAAAAGAACTTGATGGCGCTTTCCCGCGTATGACTTGGGATGATGCCATGAAGTATTATGGTAATGATAAACCGGATATCCGCTTTGAAATGAAACTTGTAGACCTTACGGGAGCTGCGCAAGGTAATGGTTTCAAAGTTTTTGACGATGCCGGTTTAGTGGTGGCTATCAATGCAAAAGGTTGCGCTGAATATACCCGTAAGCAACTGGACGAGTTAACCGATTGGGTGAAACGTCCGCAAATCGGCATGACGGGCCTGATCTATATTAAATATAATACCGATGGCTCGCTGAAAAGCTCCGTGGATAAATTCTTCGATGAAAGTAAATTGAAAGGTTTCGCGGACCAATGCCAGGCAGAACCGGGCGACTTGATCCTCGTGTTGGCCGGGAAAGAGGAAAAAACGCGCAAAGCGATGAGCGAACTACGCTTAGAAATGGGCGAACGCTTGGGCCTGAGGAATAAAGAAGAATTTAAATTCTTATGGGTGATGGATTTCCCGCTGTTCGAATTCTCCGAAGAAGAAAACCGTTGGTTTGCCAGGCACCATCCTTTTACTTCTCCAAAACCGGAACATATCGGGTTATTAGCTGATACAAGCCAATATGGCAATATCAAGGCTAATGCTTACGATATCGTGTTGAACGGTACCGAAATCGGCGGCGGTTCTATCCGTATTTTCCAACGTGAATTACAGGAACAAATGTTTAAAGCCTTGGGAATGAGCGAAGAAGAATCGCAACATAAGTTCGGTTTCTTATTGGGCGCCTTCGAATTTGGCGCACCGCCGCACGGTGGTATTGCCTTTGGCTTTGACAGGCTCTGTGCCCTGTTGGGTGGCAGTGAAAGCATCCGCGATTTTATCGCCTTCCCTAAAAATAATTCCGGTAGGGACGTGATGCTGGATGCACCGAGCGAAATCGATCAGAATCAATTAGATGAGTTGAAAATCGCACTCGTAAAAGAGTAA
- a CDS encoding NADP-dependent malic enzyme, with the protein MARKLNKQDALDYHSQGRPGKIEVIPTKDSKTQWDLSLAYSPGVAEPCKEIKKDVENVYKYTAKGNLVAVISNGTAVLGLGDIGPEASKPVMEGKGVLFKIFADIDVFDIELNTKDVDEFVKVVKAMEPSFGGINLEDIKSPECFAIEERLKNELRIPVMHDDQHGTAIISGAALLNALELVKKRIDKVRFVVNGAGAAAMACVKLYVALGAKYENFTLFDKDGVLNKSRTDLDDMKKLFATSSKVSTLAEAMKGADVFIGLSVGNVVAPEMVKSMAKNPVVFAMANPDPEITYEAATGARPDVIMATGRTDYPNQVNNVLGFPYIFRGALDVRATQINEEMKLAAVRALAELAKTPVPDIVNLAYGERNLVFGPHYIIPKPLDPRLLSTVAPAVAKAAMDSGVATSPIVEWDAYREELNKRLGLDNQLFRVIGSKARKDPRRVVFSEADNVKILKAAQVVKDEGIAIPILLGTEARIQKLAQENSIEIDGIEIIDPKSDEMHDKRHYFGQLFFEKRKRKGFNLYEAKKIMRERNYFGCMMVETGEADALISGLTRKYPDTIRPALQVIGMEEGAKRVAGMYIIQTKRGPLFLADTTVNFNPTAEEIAEITLMVAKEVRQFNITPRIAMLSYSNFGSSQSPEAQTMAKARELVKQMDPSLQVDGEMQAALAFDKELMKDNYPFCELIEGGDVNTLIFPNLAAGNIAYNLLQQVAGFDAIGPVLLGMKKPVHILQLGSTVRQIVNMVLISVVDAQTKCIAKHDALKKKGKK; encoded by the coding sequence ATGGCTAGAAAACTGAATAAGCAAGACGCACTAGACTATCATTCCCAGGGCAGACCTGGTAAGATCGAAGTGATTCCCACCAAAGACTCAAAGACGCAATGGGATCTCTCCCTTGCTTACTCTCCCGGTGTGGCTGAGCCTTGTAAAGAAATCAAGAAAGACGTAGAAAATGTTTATAAATATACTGCCAAAGGTAACCTGGTGGCAGTCATCAGTAACGGTACCGCCGTACTAGGCCTGGGAGATATCGGTCCCGAAGCCAGCAAACCCGTGATGGAAGGAAAAGGTGTATTGTTCAAGATATTTGCCGATATAGATGTATTCGACATCGAACTAAATACCAAGGATGTAGACGAGTTCGTAAAAGTGGTGAAAGCCATGGAACCTTCTTTCGGCGGCATCAATCTCGAAGATATCAAGAGCCCGGAATGCTTCGCCATTGAAGAAAGGCTTAAAAATGAACTCCGCATCCCCGTGATGCATGATGATCAGCACGGTACGGCCATTATCTCCGGCGCTGCATTGCTCAATGCACTGGAATTGGTGAAGAAAAGGATCGATAAAGTTCGTTTCGTGGTAAATGGCGCCGGCGCTGCTGCCATGGCTTGCGTTAAATTATACGTGGCCCTAGGTGCCAAGTACGAAAACTTTACGCTGTTTGATAAAGATGGCGTGCTGAATAAATCCCGTACGGATTTAGATGATATGAAGAAATTGTTCGCCACTTCTTCCAAGGTAAGTACGCTTGCCGAGGCCATGAAAGGTGCGGATGTTTTTATAGGGTTATCGGTTGGTAACGTGGTTGCGCCGGAGATGGTCAAAAGTATGGCGAAAAACCCGGTTGTATTCGCCATGGCAAATCCTGACCCCGAAATTACTTACGAGGCCGCTACCGGCGCCCGCCCGGATGTCATCATGGCTACCGGTAGAACTGATTATCCTAACCAGGTAAACAATGTATTGGGTTTCCCTTATATCTTCCGCGGTGCGTTGGATGTTCGTGCTACGCAAATTAACGAGGAGATGAAACTTGCAGCTGTAAGGGCTTTAGCCGAATTGGCGAAGACCCCCGTTCCGGATATCGTTAACCTCGCTTACGGGGAACGCAACCTGGTTTTCGGTCCGCATTACATCATCCCTAAACCCTTGGATCCACGTTTGCTGAGCACGGTTGCCCCCGCGGTGGCCAAAGCGGCAATGGACAGCGGTGTAGCTACTTCCCCGATCGTGGAATGGGATGCTTACCGCGAAGAATTAAACAAGCGCTTGGGGCTTGATAACCAACTCTTCCGCGTCATCGGTTCCAAGGCACGTAAAGATCCGCGCAGGGTTGTGTTCAGCGAAGCTGATAACGTGAAAATATTGAAAGCGGCCCAGGTGGTGAAAGATGAAGGTATCGCCATCCCGATTTTGCTGGGAACGGAGGCCAGGATTCAAAAACTTGCACAAGAAAATAGCATTGAAATCGACGGCATCGAGATCATTGATCCGAAAAGCGACGAGATGCACGATAAAAGGCATTATTTCGGTCAATTATTTTTTGAGAAACGTAAGCGGAAAGGTTTTAACTTGTATGAAGCTAAGAAGATCATGCGCGAAAGAAACTATTTCGGTTGCATGATGGTGGAAACCGGTGAGGCAGATGCGTTAATTTCGGGCTTAACAAGGAAATATCCCGATACGATCCGCCCGGCTTTGCAGGTCATAGGGATGGAAGAAGGCGCTAAGCGCGTGGCGGGAATGTATATCATCCAAACAAAACGCGGTCCTTTATTCTTAGCTGATACAACAGTGAACTTTAATCCAACCGCCGAAGAGATTGCCGAGATCACCCTCATGGTGGCAAAAGAAGTTCGCCAATTTAATATTACGCCGAGAATTGCCATGTTGTCGTATTCTAACTTCGGCTCAAGCCAGAGCCCGGAAGCGCAAACGATGGCCAAGGCAAGGGAGCTCGTGAAGCAAATGGATCCGAGCTTACAGGTTGATGGAGAAATGCAGGCCGCGCTCGCTTTCGATAAAGAATTGATGAAAGATAATTATCCTTTCTGCGAATTAATAGAAGGCGGTGATGTGAATACCTTGATTTTCCCGAACCTTGCCGCGGGAAATATTGCTTATAACCTGTTGCAACAAGTTGCCGGGTTCGATGCCATCGGGCCGGTACTTTTGGGGATGAAAAAACCGGTGCATATATTGCAACTCGGTTCTACCGTTCGCCAAATCGTGAACATGGTATTAATCTCGGTAGTAGATGCTCAAACTAAATGTATCGCCAAACACGATGCATTGAAAAAGAAAGGTAAGAAGTAG
- a CDS encoding DUF4293 domain-containing protein, with translation MIQRIQSLYLLMAAACGVATWFFDIWKGTFGTAPNADTTRVNAQSNFALFVLYMLIVALAAVCIFLYKNRKLQFKLTVINILLSIGALVLQYFVVQNYENSMQEKGMILQKSTYLPAAFLPIMLIILLILAARGIYKDEKLIKSLDRLR, from the coding sequence ATGATACAACGTATTCAAAGTCTTTATCTTCTGATGGCAGCCGCCTGCGGTGTAGCCACCTGGTTTTTTGACATTTGGAAAGGCACCTTTGGTACCGCCCCGAATGCAGATACCACGCGGGTTAATGCCCAATCGAATTTTGCATTGTTTGTATTGTACATGCTAATCGTGGCATTGGCTGCGGTTTGCATCTTCTTATATAAAAATAGGAAACTCCAGTTCAAATTAACAGTAATTAATATATTATTATCGATCGGGGCGCTAGTGTTGCAATATTTTGTCGTGCAAAACTACGAGAACAGCATGCAGGAGAAAGGTATGATCTTGCAAAAATCAACTTATTTGCCGGCAGCATTTTTGCCTATCATGTTAATTATTTTGCTGATTTTAGCCGCGAGAGGGATTTATAAAGATGAAAAATTGATTAAATCACTGGATAGATTGCGGTGA